Within Streptomyces sp. SS1-1, the genomic segment ACGGCACGAGCATCTCCTTCGTGATGTGAAGCCTGTACGCAGCCCGCGGTGGGTGCTGCGGGATGAGCCTAACCGGCTCCGGGGCCTCGGCCGGCGGTCCACCGCCCTGTGGACAGAACCGAGAGCGAATTGTTTCCGAACGGAACAAAAAGCGGGCGCCTACATCTACACAGAACCCCGCCCCGGCACGCACGGGGGAACGCGCACCGGGGCGGGGAGTCCGCGGGGTCCTACTTCAGGTGGAGCTGCTGACCCGGGTAGATCAGGTCGGCGTCCTGGACGATGTCCTTGTTCAGCTTGAAAAGCTTCTCCCAGCCGCCCTTGACGTCGTGGTCGGCGGCGATCGTGCTGAGCGTGTCGCCCTTGACGACCTTGTACTCGCCGTCGCCCTTCTTGACCTTCTTGCCGGTCGGGGTGGTGACGGTCTTGGTGCTCTTCTCGGCGGCCGGACGCTCGGCGGAGCGGGAGGCCGGCTTCTCCTCGGTGGAGCGGGTGCTCTGCTCGCCACCGGTGGCGGAGGAGCCGTTGTAGGCCGCGCTCGACAGGCCGACGCCGCAGCTCGGCCAGGCGCCCTTGCCCTGGCTCGCGAGGACCTTCTCGGCTATCGCGATCTGCTGGGCCTTGGTGGCCTGGTTGGCGGTGGAGGCGTACTGCGTGCCGCCGTAGGCCGCCCAGGTCGAGGCGGAGAACTGCAGACCGCCGTAGTAGCCGTTGCCGGTGTTGATCGACCAATTGCCGCCGGACTCGCACTGGGCGACGGCGTCCCACTCGGAGGCGGTGGCGGCCGAGGCGCTGCCGGCGGCCATCAGCGGGCCGGCGACGGCGGCGGCGCCGGTGACGCCGACCACGGCGATGGCGCGGGCGGCCTTGGACGGACGGCGGTGCTTGCCCTTGCTGGAGAACAGCATGGAGAGATCCCCTCACCGACGCCTACGAGGTGAGCTGTCGGGTTCGGGCCGGTTGAGTGCCCGGTCGCGCGACGCTGGTGCGCGCTGCGCGACTTCACCCCAAGCCGGTTCCGGCCGTCCTCACCCCGAAGGGCCTCGACTTCCGGACCCGGCGCTTACCTTGGGTCCCCCGCTCCTGCCTACGGCGCATGACGCGACGACTGTTCCCGTACGGCCGCCGGCAGGATTCGGCGTGACGGCTGTCGGGGCTCGCACTGGTGGCGAGCGGTCACGACCGTAGACACGCCGCGCGGGGATTTTCAAAGACGATCAAGGCTTCTGAGATCTATCTCTCAGTCCATTCAAAACGGACATTCACCATGAAAGCGGGGCGTGAACTGCCGCTTCATTTGGCCCTGTTCGGGCGTTATTCGGTGGGGACGTCCAGCGTCTGACCGGGGGCGATGCTGTTCGCGTCGGCGCCGATGGCCGCCTTGTTCGCCTCGTACAGCGCGCGCCATCCGCCGTCGACGTCAAGGGAGTCGGCGATGGAGGCGAGCGTGTCGCCCGCGCGGACCTTGTAGGAGGCGTGGCGGCCGGAGGAGCCGGCGGTGGCGTCCGTGGTGGCGGACTCCTCGGCGCTCGCCCCGCGGTGACGTCCGGAACCGGCCGGGGCGTCCTCGATCGCGGCGGTGTCGACGAGGCTCCAGGAACCCACGCTCTGCGCGGAGTTGTCCTGACGGTCCCGCACGGGCGTCTCCACGGGCGAGCTGTCCGGCGACTCCGAGGCCGTCGCCCCGCCCGCCTTGCCGGCCTTCTCGGACGCATCGGACTTATCGGCCGTAGCGGACGAAGAAGGGGAGGAACTGGAGCTGTCGGGCGTTTCGGACGAGTCGTCGGGTGACGCGCTCGGCGTGCCCGACGCGTCGTCGGAGGCGGCCGCATCGCCGTCGGAGTCGGAGGATCCGGACGAACCAAGCAAGCCGGACGAGCCGGACACCTCACTCGGGGAGTCCACGCCGACCCCGGTGTCGAGGTCGACGGCCCCCGACTTCTTGCTGAGCCCGTTGAGCACCGCGCAGGTGCCCCAGGGCCCCGTGCCGCGCGCCGCGAGGATGTCCTGCGCCACGGCGATCTGCTGGGACCGGCTGGCCAGGTCCGGGCTGGCGGCGTAGTCGAGACCGCCGAACTTCTCCCAGTCCGCCTGGGTCAACTGGAGCCCGCCGTAGTGCCCGTTGCCCGTGTCCGCGCTCCAGGAGCCGCCGCTCTCGCAGTCGGCGACCCTGTCCCACACGTTGCCGTCCGCCGCGCTCGCGCCCGAGGCGCCGAGGAGCGGGATGGCGATGGCGGAACCGGTCACTCCGGCCGCGACGAGAAGAGCCGGAGCCTGACGGGGGCGACGGTGACGACCGTTCCCGGAGAGCATGCGGGGACCTTTCGCGAGACAGCGGTGACCAAGACGCGCGGAACCCGCACGCCTTCGTTGATGGGTGAACGTATAGGCAGACGATCACTTGTCACAAGTTAATGCCGCGCAGATCACGTGAAGATCACAGAGGTGAGCGCGTGTCACGTTTGCGGAGCGGAACGGTTGCCTCCGACCGGGGTGAACTCCACCGGCAGGGTGCGCAGGCCCCGCATGATGAGCCCGCCGCGCCACCTCAACTCGGCCGGGTCGGCGGCCAGTCGCAGGTCGGGGAGCCGGGTGAGCAGGGAGGCGAGGGCCGTCTGACCCTCCAGCCGGGCCAGCGGGGCGCCCAGGCAGTAGTGGATGCCGTGGCCGTAGCCGAGGTGCTGGTTGTCGCGCCGGCCGAGGTCGAGGACGTCGGGGTCGGCGAACCGCTCCGGGTCCCGGTCGGCGGCGGCGAGGACGACGAGCACCGGATCGCCCGCGGCGATGTCCTGCCCGCCGATGGTCAGCGGCTCGGTGGCGAAACGCCAGGTGGCGAGCTCCACCGGCCCGTCGTAGCGCAGGAGTTCCTCGACGCCGGTCTCCAGCAGGGCGGTGTCGTGGGCGGCCAGGGAGTCCTGGAGCCGGGCGCGCTGGCCGGGGTGGGTGAGCAGGGCGTAGGTGCCGTTCCCGATGAGGTTGACGGTGGTCTCGAAGCCGGCGAACAGCAGGATGAAGGCCATGGCGGCGGCCTCGTTCTCGGTGAGGTGCTCGCCGTGGTCGGAGGCCCGGATGAGACCGGAGATCAGGTCCTCGTCCGGGGTGGGCGCGTCGGGCAGGGCTTCGCGCTTGCGGTGGATGAGATCGGCCAGATAGCCGCGCATCTTCTTCACGGACCGGGCGACCCCGCCGCGGGGCCCGCCCTGATGCCGGATCATCATGCCCGCCCAGTCCCGGAAGTCGTCCTGGTCCTCGCGGGGGACGCCGAGCAGGTCGCAGATGGCGTAGATGGGCAGCGGGAAGGCGAACTCGTGGATGAGGTCCGCCTCCCCCTTCCCGGCGAACCCGTCGATCAGCTGGTCGGTCAGCTCCTGCACGCGGGGCGCGAACGCGGCGACGCGGCGCGGGGTGAACGCCTTGCTGACCAGCCGCCGCAGCCGGGTGTGGTCCGGCGGGTCGATGTTCAGCAGATGCGTCATCAGCTCCGCCTTGCGCTCACCGGGGATGCCGGTCCTGCCCTTGGCGTGGGCCGGCCCGGCGTGGTGGGCCGGGTTCTTGGAGAGCCGGTTGTCGGCGAGCGTCTGCTTGGCGTCTGCGTACCGGGTGACCAGCCAGGCCTCCACCCCGCTGGGCAGCCGGGTCCGGTGCACGGGCGCGTGCTCCCGCAGCCAGGCGTACGCCGGGTACGGGTCGGTGGCGAACTCCCAGGTGAACAGCTCGGGAGAGCCGGGGGCGGAAGCGGGGCGGTGGGGCTGGTCGGTCACGCCCCCGACGGTATCGGGCTCAGGCGGGCACGCCCCCGACGGCATCCGTCTCAGGCGGACAGGCCCTCCGCGGCCCGGACCGCGTCCCGGTAGGCGCGGGCGGCGACCCGCAGGGCGGCCTCCGGGTCGACGCCGGCCTCGGCCGCCCGTACGGCCGTGGCGAGCAGGTCGTAGCCGACGCCCTCCCCCGTCGGCAGCGGGACGTCCAGGCCGGCCGTGCGGACCCGGGACGCCAGCTTCGCCGCGAGGGCGAGGCCCGGCTGGCCGAGCGGGATGCCGTCGGTGACGGACTCCCGCCGCTTCTCCTCGGCCTTCGTCCGCAGCCAGTGCTCGCGGACCTCCTCGGGGGTCGTCGCGGTCGCGTCGCCGAAGACATGGGGGTGGCGGTGGATGAGCTTGGCCACGATGCCGCCGGCGACGTCGTCGACGGAGAAGGGGGCGTCCGGGTGCTCCTCGGCGATCCGGGCGTGGAAGACGACCTGGAGCAGGACGTCGCCCAGTTCCTCGCGCAGCTCGTCGCGGTCGCCGTCCTCGATCGCCTCGACCAGCTCGTACGCCTCCTCGATGCCGTACTTGGCCAGGCCCTCGTGGGTCTGCCGGGACGACCAGGGGCACTCGGCGCGGATGCGGTCCATGACCTGGACGAGGTCGAGGAGGCGGGCGCCGGGCAGGTCGTAGGAGGCGGGCAGCAGTTCCAGCTCGGGCATCCGCACCCGGCCGGTGCCGGCGAGCCGGGCCAGGCCGTCGGTGAGCGCGGGCTCTCCCTCGCCGGTGGCGACGACCACGGCGGTCCGGCCGCCGGAGCACGCCTCGACCAGCTGCTCGGCGGTCGGGGCGGCCTCGTCGACGGTGATCCCGGCCTCGCGCAGATACGGCAGCTGCGGGTGCGCGCCGTCCGCGCACAGCACCCGGTCGGCCTCGCGCAGCGCCTGCCAGGCCGGCCAGGACAGCAGGCCGGGGGCGACGCGGTGGCTGGTGGTGAGCAGGACGATACGGCCGGGGGCGGCTTCGGGACTGGTTGCGTTCACGCTCCGAACGTAACCCACGCCGTGGGTGCGGCCCTTCGGCCGTCCCCTTGACCGGCCGTCCCCGGACCGGCCGGTTACGCGGGCTGCTGGGGTGCGGTGACCTCGCGCAGCCAGGGGGC encodes:
- a CDS encoding transglycosylase family protein; protein product: MLFSSKGKHRRPSKAARAIAVVGVTGAAAVAGPLMAAGSASAATASEWDAVAQCESGGNWSINTGNGYYGGLQFSASTWAAYGGTQYASTANQATKAQQIAIAEKVLASQGKGAWPSCGVGLSSAAYNGSSATGGEQSTRSTEEKPASRSAERPAAEKSTKTVTTPTGKKVKKGDGEYKVVKGDTLSTIAADHDVKGGWEKLFKLNKDIVQDADLIYPGQQLHLK
- a CDS encoding cytochrome P450 family protein, encoding MTDQPHRPASAPGSPELFTWEFATDPYPAYAWLREHAPVHRTRLPSGVEAWLVTRYADAKQTLADNRLSKNPAHHAGPAHAKGRTGIPGERKAELMTHLLNIDPPDHTRLRRLVSKAFTPRRVAAFAPRVQELTDQLIDGFAGKGEADLIHEFAFPLPIYAICDLLGVPREDQDDFRDWAGMMIRHQGGPRGGVARSVKKMRGYLADLIHRKREALPDAPTPDEDLISGLIRASDHGEHLTENEAAAMAFILLFAGFETTVNLIGNGTYALLTHPGQRARLQDSLAAHDTALLETGVEELLRYDGPVELATWRFATEPLTIGGQDIAAGDPVLVVLAAADRDPERFADPDVLDLGRRDNQHLGYGHGIHYCLGAPLARLEGQTALASLLTRLPDLRLAADPAELRWRGGLIMRGLRTLPVEFTPVGGNRSAPQT
- a CDS encoding transglycosylase family protein gives rise to the protein MLSGNGRHRRPRQAPALLVAAGVTGSAIAIPLLGASGASAADGNVWDRVADCESGGSWSADTGNGHYGGLQLTQADWEKFGGLDYAASPDLASRSQQIAVAQDILAARGTGPWGTCAVLNGLSKKSGAVDLDTGVGVDSPSEVSGSSGLLGSSGSSDSDGDAAASDDASGTPSASPDDSSETPDSSSSSPSSSATADKSDASEKAGKAGGATASESPDSSPVETPVRDRQDNSAQSVGSWSLVDTAAIEDAPAGSGRHRGASAEESATTDATAGSSGRHASYKVRAGDTLASIADSLDVDGGWRALYEANKAAIGADANSIAPGQTLDVPTE
- a CDS encoding nucleoside triphosphate pyrophosphohydrolase, giving the protein MNATSPEAAPGRIVLLTTSHRVAPGLLSWPAWQALREADRVLCADGAHPQLPYLREAGITVDEAAPTAEQLVEACSGGRTAVVVATGEGEPALTDGLARLAGTGRVRMPELELLPASYDLPGARLLDLVQVMDRIRAECPWSSRQTHEGLAKYGIEEAYELVEAIEDGDRDELREELGDVLLQVVFHARIAEEHPDAPFSVDDVAGGIVAKLIHRHPHVFGDATATTPEEVREHWLRTKAEEKRRESVTDGIPLGQPGLALAAKLASRVRTAGLDVPLPTGEGVGYDLLATAVRAAEAGVDPEAALRVAARAYRDAVRAAEGLSA